In Sorghum bicolor cultivar BTx623 chromosome 10, Sorghum_bicolor_NCBIv3, whole genome shotgun sequence, one genomic interval encodes:
- the LOC8070770 gene encoding zinc finger protein ZOP1, whose translation MTEYWVSQGNKWCDFCKIYIANNSFSIRTHELGKRHKDNVTKRLSTMQKESEAKEKEQQQAARALQQIEAKAKKSYQKDLENNQRNVDGDTSAPGDGWVFDSASGYYHDKSTGLYYDSNSGFYYSDSLGKWVTQEEAYKSVQISKTDIGQSSTSQTKAPAAETAVPAIKGGPAPGRVVTKPLNPMRPIKGTPAPSAVAVNKRKREDGKPKVISKEEEAALKAREAARKRVEDREKPLMGLYKTY comes from the exons ATGACGGAG TATTGGGTGAGCCAAGGAAACAAATGGTGCGACTTCTGTAAGATTTATATAGCGAACAATTCCTTCAGCATCAGGACACATGAACTTGGTAAGCGTCACAAGGACAATGTCACCAAAAGACTGTCGACAATGCAAAAGGAGAGTGAGGCAAAGGAAAAGGAACAGCAGCAAGCTGCCCGAGCCCTACAGCAGATAGAGGCA AAAGCTAAAAAGAGCTATCAAAAAGATTTAGAGAATAACCAGAGGAATGTTGATGGAGACACTTCAGCACCTGGAGATG GATGGGTATTTGACTCGGCATCAGGATATTATCATGACAAATCTACTGGGCTTTACTACGATTCAAATTCTGGCTTCTATTATTCTGATAGTTTAG GCAAGTGGGTTACTCAAGAAGAGGCGTACAAGTCTGTGCAAATTTCCAAAACAGACATTGGTCAATCCTCAACTTCACAAACAAAAGCTCCTGCTGCAGAAACAGCTGTTCCTGCTATTAAAGGAGGTCCAGCTCCAGGTCGGGTAGTCACAAAACCATTGAACCCAATGAGACCTATTAAGGGCACTCCAGCTCCATCTGCTGTTGCTGTTAACAAGAGGAAGAGGGAGGACGGCAAACCCAAGGTGATCTCCAAGGAGGAGGAAGCGGCCCTCAAAGCGCGGGAAGCAGCAAGGAAGAGAGTGGAGGATAGAGAGAAGCCTCTGATGGGATTATACAAAACCTACTGA
- the LOC8070771 gene encoding uncharacterized protein LOC8070771, producing the protein MATRLASIFSPVRSPTSAPAHLLHRTLPSFSNRRAHPSQPRMSSSSAASSAPPAAAAAAGGEKPAVAPYGSWRSPITADVVSGADRRLGGIALAGDGRLLWIEGRPEEKGRMVIVKEEDNPVDVIPQEFAARTLAQEYGGGAFAVDKSVVVFSNYKDQRLYKQTIGIGAPPVPLTPDYGAPSVSYADGVFDPHFSRYVTVMEDRRKDSLNPTTTIAAVDLSGSDVHEPKVLISGNDFYAFPRIDQSKKRMAWIEWSHPNMPWDKSELWVGYFAENGDLTKRVCIAGGNPLLVESPSEPKWSPKGELFFVTDRGSGFWNIYKWVEQTNEIVPVYSLDAEFTTPLWVFGISSYDFLGNSNHIVFSYRQQGRSHLGVLDCDSASVSLLDTPFSDLSDVVAADDYFYVGGASASIPRSIAKVTLNESKTKVVNFSIVWSSSPDLVQYRPFFSTPELVEFPTSKPGQKAYAYFYPPSNPNFQGLADEKPPLLVKTHGGPTAETRAILDLNVQYWTSRGWAYVDVNYGGSTGYGREYRERLLDKWGIVDVDDCCSCARFLVESGKVDGQRLCITGRSAGGYTTLASLAFRDMFKAGASLYGVGDLTLLRAETHKFESHYMDNLVGNERAYYERSPINFVNQFTCPVILFQGLEDKVVPPDQARKIYNALKEKGLPVALVEYEGEQHGFRKAENIKFTLEQMMVFFARLVGKFEVADDITPIKIENFD; encoded by the exons ATGGCGACACGGCTCGCCTCCATCTTCTCGCCCGTGCGCAGCCCCACCTCCGCCCCGGCCCACCTTCTCCACCGCACTCTCCCCAGCTTCAGCAACCGGCGAGCGCATCCCTCGCAGCCCCGCATGTCCTCCTCTTCAGCCGCCTCCTCCGCGCCGCCcgctgcagcggcggcggccggcggcgagaaGCCTGCGGTGGCGCCGTACGGGTCTTGGAGGTCGCCCATCACTGCGGACGTCGTCTCCGGCGCGGATAGGCGTCTCGGCGGTATCGCCCTCGCTGGGGATGGGCGCCTTCTCTGGATCGAGGGCCGCCCCGAGGAGAAAGG GCGTATGGTTATTGTAAAGGAGGAAGATAATCCTGTGGATGTCATACCTCAGGAATTTGCAGCACGCACCCTGGCTCAAGAATATGGAGGTGGTGCATTTGCAGTTGACAAGAGTGTTGTTGTGTTCTCAAATTACAAGGATCAACGTCTATACAAGCAAACAATAGGAA ttggtgctCCACCTGTGCCTCTTACACCCGATTATGGTGCTCCGAGTGTCAGTTATGCTGATGGTGTATTTGATCCTCACTTCAGCCGTTATGTTACTGTGATGGAAG ATCGTCGAAAGGATAGCTTGAATCCCACCACAACAATTGCTGCTGTAGACTTGAGTGGCAGTGATGTTCATG AACCAAAGGTGCTGATCAGTGGCAATGATTTCTATGCATTTCCTCGCATTGATCAAAGTAAAAAGCGGATGGCATGGATTGAATGGAGCCATCCAAACATGCCCTGGGATAAATCAGAGCTCTGGGTTGGTTACTTTGCTGAGAACGG AGACTTGACCAAACGGGTCTGTATTGCCGGTGGCAATCCACTGCTGGTTGAATCTCCTAGTGAACCTAAATGGTCTCCCAAAG GAGAACTGTTTTTTGTTACTGACAGAGGGAGTGGATTTTGGAACATTTATAAATGG GTTGAACAAACCAATGAGATTGTTCCAGTGTATTCACTAGACGCTGAATTTACAACTCCATTGTGGGTTTTTGGCATCAGCTCATATGATTTTCTTGGAAACAGCAACCACATTGTTTTCAGTTATAG GCAGCAAGGAAGGTCACATCTTGGTGTGCTTGATTGTGATTCAGCTTCTGTTTCATTGCTTGACACCCCTTTCTCTGATTTATCTGATGTG GTTGCTGCAGATGATTACTTCTATGTTGGAGGTGCTTCTGCAAGTATTCCACGGTCAATTGCTAAG GTGACATTAAATGAGAGCAAAACAAAAGTAGTCAATTTCTCAATAGTCTGGTCCTCCTCACCAGACCTCGTACAATATAGACCTTTCTTCAGCACACCAGAACTTGTTGAGTTCCCTACATCCAAACCTGGCCAGAAAGCTTATGCCTATTTCTACCCACCGTCAAATCCCAATTTTCAAGGTTTGGCTGATGAAAAACCTCCGTTGCTTGTCAAAACACATG GAGGACCTACTGCTGAAACACGTGCTATTCTGGACCTCAATGTCCAGTATTGGACAAGTAGAGGTTGGGCATATGTGGATGTCAACTATGGAGGAAGCACTG GTTATGGAAGAGAGTATCGGGAGAGACTATTGGACAAATGGGGTATTGTCGATGTTGATGATTGTTGCAGCTGTGCGAGATTCCTT GTGGAGAGTGGGAAAGTAGATGGGCAACGCCTTTGTATTACTGGTAGATCAGCAGGTGGATACACTActttagcttcactagcattcagAGACATGTTCAAGGCTGGAGCTTCTCTGTATGGT GTTGGGGACTTGACTCTGTTGAGAGCAGAGACGCACAAATTTGAGTCCCATTATATGGACAATCTTGTAG GAAATGAAAGAGCTTACTATGAGAGATCACCAATCAACTTTGTCAACCAGTTTACGTGTCCAGTCATTTTGTTTCAAGGGTTAGAGGATAAG GTTGTGCCACCAGATCAGGCACGCAAAATATACAATGCCTTGAAAGAGAAAGGTTTGCCTGTTGCTTTGGTGGAATATGAAGGAGAGCAGCATGGGTTCCGCAAG GCCGAGAACATCAAGTTCACCTTGGAGCAAATGATGGTGTTCTTTGCGAGACTAGTTGGGAAATTTGAGGTGGCAGACGATATAACTCCAATCAAGATTGAGAACTTCGATTGA
- the LOC110431244 gene encoding uncharacterized protein LOC110431244 isoform X2, whose translation MHPRAASGATGKSTAPYGSWESPISAAVVSAAGRTAEGFAIAGDGRLVWVETRPEDGGRAVLVKEAAEPGGKALDVTPQGFAVRSLAQEYGGGAFAVQGDTVVFSNYTDQRLYKQTIGDNSPLPLTPDYAGSVVRYADGVFDPHFHRFVTIMEDYRHNSSNPITTIVAVRISDHDVKESTMLVSGNDFYAFPRIDPTKKRMAWIEWSNPNMSWDKSQLWVGYFNEKGEIKEKICIAGGDPTIVESPTEPKWSSKGELFFITDRRSGFWNICKWDEQSNAVTPLYSLDAEFSKPMWIFGVSSYDFLGIDDTSHKIVCCYRQNGKSYVGVLDHNSESFSKIDIPFSSVTNIVVSGDGSFYIEGASATLPVSIAKVTLDKKRTMATDFSIVWSSSEDVSQYESYFSLPEFVEFPTVVNGQHAYAYFYAPYNNVFQGLSDEKPPLLVRTHGGPTDEARGILDLSVQYWTSRGWAFVDVNYGGSSGYGREFRERLLAQWGVVDVNDCCSCAAFLVETGRVDGQRLCVTGESAGGFTTLACLAFRQTFKAGSSLYGIADLASLRAGMHKFEAYYIDNLVGNKQAYFERSPINSVENFSCPVILFQGLEDTAENIKFTLEQEMVFLARLVGKFKVADDITPIKIENFD comes from the exons ATGCACCCCCGCGCCGCCTCAGGCGCCACCGGGAAGTCGACCGCGCCGTACGGGTCCTGGGAGTCGCCGATCAGCGCCGCTGTCGTCTCCGCCGCCGGGAGGACCGCCGAGGGGTTCGCCATCGCCGGCGACGGCCGGCTCGTCTGGGTGGAGACGCGCCCCGAGGATGGAGG GCGCGCGGTCCTCGTGAAGGAAGCGGCAGAACCAGGCGGCAAGGCTCTTGATGTGACTCCGCAGGGGTTCGCGGTGCGGTCCTTGGCGCAGGAGTACGGTGGCGGGGCATTCGCGGTGCAAGGGGATACCGTTGTGTTCTCTAACTACACTGACCAGCGTCTGTACAAGCAAACAATCGGAG ATAATTCACCACTACCGCTGACACCAGATTATGCTGGATCAGTAGTACGCTATGCTGATGGTGTCTTTGATCCCCATTTCCATCGTTTCGTAACTATAATGGAAG ATTATCGGCACAATAGCTCAAATCCCATCACTACAATCGTTGCTGTAAGAATAAGTGATCATGATGTCAAAG AATCTACTATGCTGGTCAGTGGCAATGACTTTTATGCCTTCCCACGTATTGATCCAACTAAAAAACGTATGGCATGGATTGAGTGGAGTAACCCAAACATGTCCTGGGACAAATCGCAGTTATGGGTTGGGTATTTCAATGAGAAAGG AGAGATAAAAGAAAAGATCTGCATTGCTGGTGGAGACCCAACAATAGTAGAATCTCCTACTGAACCCAAGTGGTCTTCAAAAG GGGAGTTGTTCTTCATAACCGATCGAAGGAGTGGGTTTTGGAATATTTGTAAATGG GATGAGCAGAGCAATGCGGTAACACCTCTGTATTCACTTGATGCTGAATTCTCCAAGCCCATGTGGATTTTTGGTGTCAGCTCCTATGATTTCCTTGGAATAGATGATACAAGTCACAAAATCGTTTGCTGTTACAG GCAGAATGGAAAGTCATATGTCGGGGTGCTTGACCACAATTCCGAGTCCTTTTCGAAAATCGATATTCCCTTCTCTTCTGTAACTAACATAGTG GTGTCTGGAGATGGATCCTTCTATATTGAGGGTGCATCTGCTACTCTTCCAGTATCAATAGCAAAG GTGACACTTGATAAAAAGAGAACTATGGCAACTGATTTCTCTATTGTTTGGTCCTCCTCAGAGGATGTTTCACAATATGAATCATACTTCAGCTTGCCTGAATTTGTGGAGTTTCCAACTGTGGTCAATGGTCAGCATGCATATGCTTATTTTTATGCTCCATATAATAATGTTTTCCAAGGTTTATCAGACGAAAAGCCTCCCCTACTTGTCAGAACTCATG GTGGACCCACAGATGAAGCACGAGGGATTCTGGATCTTAGTGTGCAGTACTGGACAAGCCGAGGATGGGCATTTGTTGATGTTAACTATGGGGGAAGCTCAG GTTATGGAAGAGAATTTCGAGAGAGACTTTTAGCACAATGGGGTGTTGTTGATGTAAATGATTGCTGCAGTTGTGCTGCATTCCTG GTGGAAACTGGAAGAGTGGATGGGCAGCGGCTTTGTGTAACTGGAGAATCTGCTGGTGGATTCACAACTTTAGCCTGCCTTGCTTTCAGACAAACCTTCAAGGCTGGTTCGTCTTTATATGGG ATAGCTGATCTAGCATCCTTGAGGGCAGGAATGCACAAGTTTGAAGCATACTACATTGATAACCTTGTGG GGAATAAACAAGCTTACTTTGAGAGATCTCCAATAAACTCTGTCGAAAACTTTTCATGTCCAGTGATTTTGTTTCAAGGGTTGGAAGACACG GCTGAGAACATCAAATTTACCTTGGAGCAGGAGATGGTGTTCCTGGCAAGATTAGTGGGAAAGTTCAAGGTGGCTGATGACATAACTCCAATCAAGATTGAAAACTTTGATTAG
- the LOC110431244 gene encoding uncharacterized protein LOC110431244 isoform X1, with product MHPRAASGATGKSTAPYGSWESPISAAVVSAAGRTAEGFAIAGDGRLVWVETRPEDGGRAVLVKEAAEPGGKALDVTPQGFAVRSLAQEYGGGAFAVQGDTVVFSNYTDQRLYKQTIGDNSPLPLTPDYAGSVVRYADGVFDPHFHRFVTIMEDYRHNSSNPITTIVAVRISDHDVKESTMLVSGNDFYAFPRIDPTKKRMAWIEWSNPNMSWDKSQLWVGYFNEKGEIKEKICIAGGDPTIVESPTEPKWSSKGELFFITDRRSGFWNICKWDEQSNAVTPLYSLDAEFSKPMWIFGVSSYDFLGIDDTSHKIVCCYRQNGKSYVGVLDHNSESFSKIDIPFSSVTNIVVSGDGSFYIEGASATLPVSIAKVTLDKKRTMATDFSIVWSSSEDVSQYESYFSLPEFVEFPTVVNGQHAYAYFYAPYNNVFQGLSDEKPPLLVRTHGGPTDEARGILDLSVQYWTSRGWAFVDVNYGGSSGYGREFRERLLAQWGVVDVNDCCSCAAFLVETGRVDGQRLCVTGESAGGFTTLACLAFRQTFKAGSSLYGIADLASLRAGMHKFEAYYIDNLVGNKQAYFERSPINSVENFSCPVILFQGLEDTVVSPDQATKIYKAIKDKGLPVALVEYEGEQHGFRKAENIKFTLEQEMVFLARLVGKFKVADDITPIKIENFD from the exons ATGCACCCCCGCGCCGCCTCAGGCGCCACCGGGAAGTCGACCGCGCCGTACGGGTCCTGGGAGTCGCCGATCAGCGCCGCTGTCGTCTCCGCCGCCGGGAGGACCGCCGAGGGGTTCGCCATCGCCGGCGACGGCCGGCTCGTCTGGGTGGAGACGCGCCCCGAGGATGGAGG GCGCGCGGTCCTCGTGAAGGAAGCGGCAGAACCAGGCGGCAAGGCTCTTGATGTGACTCCGCAGGGGTTCGCGGTGCGGTCCTTGGCGCAGGAGTACGGTGGCGGGGCATTCGCGGTGCAAGGGGATACCGTTGTGTTCTCTAACTACACTGACCAGCGTCTGTACAAGCAAACAATCGGAG ATAATTCACCACTACCGCTGACACCAGATTATGCTGGATCAGTAGTACGCTATGCTGATGGTGTCTTTGATCCCCATTTCCATCGTTTCGTAACTATAATGGAAG ATTATCGGCACAATAGCTCAAATCCCATCACTACAATCGTTGCTGTAAGAATAAGTGATCATGATGTCAAAG AATCTACTATGCTGGTCAGTGGCAATGACTTTTATGCCTTCCCACGTATTGATCCAACTAAAAAACGTATGGCATGGATTGAGTGGAGTAACCCAAACATGTCCTGGGACAAATCGCAGTTATGGGTTGGGTATTTCAATGAGAAAGG AGAGATAAAAGAAAAGATCTGCATTGCTGGTGGAGACCCAACAATAGTAGAATCTCCTACTGAACCCAAGTGGTCTTCAAAAG GGGAGTTGTTCTTCATAACCGATCGAAGGAGTGGGTTTTGGAATATTTGTAAATGG GATGAGCAGAGCAATGCGGTAACACCTCTGTATTCACTTGATGCTGAATTCTCCAAGCCCATGTGGATTTTTGGTGTCAGCTCCTATGATTTCCTTGGAATAGATGATACAAGTCACAAAATCGTTTGCTGTTACAG GCAGAATGGAAAGTCATATGTCGGGGTGCTTGACCACAATTCCGAGTCCTTTTCGAAAATCGATATTCCCTTCTCTTCTGTAACTAACATAGTG GTGTCTGGAGATGGATCCTTCTATATTGAGGGTGCATCTGCTACTCTTCCAGTATCAATAGCAAAG GTGACACTTGATAAAAAGAGAACTATGGCAACTGATTTCTCTATTGTTTGGTCCTCCTCAGAGGATGTTTCACAATATGAATCATACTTCAGCTTGCCTGAATTTGTGGAGTTTCCAACTGTGGTCAATGGTCAGCATGCATATGCTTATTTTTATGCTCCATATAATAATGTTTTCCAAGGTTTATCAGACGAAAAGCCTCCCCTACTTGTCAGAACTCATG GTGGACCCACAGATGAAGCACGAGGGATTCTGGATCTTAGTGTGCAGTACTGGACAAGCCGAGGATGGGCATTTGTTGATGTTAACTATGGGGGAAGCTCAG GTTATGGAAGAGAATTTCGAGAGAGACTTTTAGCACAATGGGGTGTTGTTGATGTAAATGATTGCTGCAGTTGTGCTGCATTCCTG GTGGAAACTGGAAGAGTGGATGGGCAGCGGCTTTGTGTAACTGGAGAATCTGCTGGTGGATTCACAACTTTAGCCTGCCTTGCTTTCAGACAAACCTTCAAGGCTGGTTCGTCTTTATATGGG ATAGCTGATCTAGCATCCTTGAGGGCAGGAATGCACAAGTTTGAAGCATACTACATTGATAACCTTGTGG GGAATAAACAAGCTTACTTTGAGAGATCTCCAATAAACTCTGTCGAAAACTTTTCATGTCCAGTGATTTTGTTTCAAGGGTTGGAAGACACG GTTGTATCACCAGATCAGGCAACAAAAATATACAAGGCCATAAAGGACAAGGGCCTTCCCGTTGCTTTGGTTGAGTACGAAGGGGAACAACATGGTTTCCGCAAG GCTGAGAACATCAAATTTACCTTGGAGCAGGAGATGGTGTTCCTGGCAAGATTAGTGGGAAAGTTCAAGGTGGCTGATGACATAACTCCAATCAAGATTGAAAACTTTGATTAG